In Saccopteryx leptura isolate mSacLep1 chromosome 12, mSacLep1_pri_phased_curated, whole genome shotgun sequence, a genomic segment contains:
- the MALSU1 gene encoding mitochondrial assembly of ribosomal large subunit protein 1, with protein sequence MGPARCVALRAWTLLGRKALPASAGPVAGAGSWFRLLAARGLPTGHALGRACLTPARARGLRGGPGLEEWTEGAAGAGRPESRAADHTAPKFDIDMLVSLLRQENARDICVIKVPPEMKYTDYFVIGGGTSTRHLHAMAHYIVKMYKFLKCNSEPHVKIEGKDTDDWLCVDFGKMVVHLMLPETRETYELEKLWTLRSFDDQLAQIAPETLPEDFILGIEDDPLFPTPVEFKCE encoded by the exons ATGGGGCCCGCGAGATGTGTGGCCCTGCGCGCCTGGACGCTGCTTGGGCGCAAGGCTCTTCCCGCCAGCGCCGGGCCTGTGGCGGGCGCGGGGTCCTGGTTTCGGTTGCTGGCCGCGAGGGGGCTTCCTACGGGACATGCGCTTGGCCGGGCCTGCTTGACCCCCGCCCGTGCGCGCGGCCTGCGCGGCGGGCCCGGCCTGGAGGAGTGGACAGAGGGGGCAGCCGGCGCGGGGCGCCCGGAATCCCGCGCTGCAG ATCATACTGCTCCCAAGTTTGACATCGATATGCTGGTTTCACTGCTGAGGCAAGAAAACGCAAGAGACATTTGTGTGATCAAGGTTCCTCCAGAAATGAAATACACAGATTACTTTGTGATTGGTGGTGGAACTTCTACCCGACACTTACATGCCATGGCCCACTACATCGTGAAAATG TACAAATTCCTGAAATGTAACAGTGAGCCTCACGTGAAGATTGAAGGCAAGGACACTGATGACTGGCTCTGTGTGGACTTTG GCAAAATGGTGGTTCATTTGATGCTTCCAGAAACCAGAGAAACATATGAACTAGAGAAATTATGGACCCTCCGTTCTTTTGATGACCAGTTAGCTCAGATAGCACCTGAGACATTACCTGAAGACTTCATTCTTGGAATAGAAGATGACCCTTTATTCCCGACTCCAGTGGAGTTCAAATGTGAATAA